A genomic region of Caulobacter vibrioides contains the following coding sequences:
- a CDS encoding dienelactone hydrolase family protein has translation MANTITLTAAHDGFTFTALHAEPEGARKGGVIVIQEIFGLDQYVHQDVARWAARGFEVLAPSMFDRQEKGFTALHDPAGFENGVKHALANAPDNAMGDIQACVDFLKGRGPVFVVGYCYGGTMTWLAASRCEGIAAGSSYYGGQVAGMAKFALKAPVIVHLGRKDPHIPADDVKAAVQAAHPEVPVYIYEASGHGFNNDGRPDSDLADAELARQRTVDFFAAHGAS, from the coding sequence GTGGCCAACACCATCACCCTGACCGCCGCGCATGATGGCTTTACGTTCACCGCCCTGCACGCCGAGCCGGAAGGGGCGCGGAAGGGCGGCGTGATCGTCATCCAGGAGATCTTCGGCCTGGATCAGTACGTCCACCAGGACGTCGCGCGGTGGGCCGCGCGCGGCTTTGAGGTGCTAGCCCCCTCGATGTTCGACCGGCAGGAGAAGGGCTTCACCGCCCTGCATGATCCCGCCGGCTTCGAGAATGGCGTCAAGCACGCCCTGGCCAACGCCCCCGATAACGCCATGGGCGACATCCAGGCCTGCGTGGACTTTCTCAAGGGCCGTGGGCCCGTGTTCGTGGTCGGCTACTGCTACGGCGGCACCATGACCTGGCTGGCGGCTTCGCGCTGCGAGGGGATCGCGGCGGGCTCCAGCTACTACGGCGGTCAGGTCGCCGGCATGGCCAAGTTCGCGCTGAAGGCGCCGGTCATCGTCCACCTGGGCCGCAAGGACCCACACATCCCCGCCGACGACGTCAAGGCGGCTGTGCAGGCCGCGCACCCCGAAGTCCCCGTCTACATCTACGAAGCCAGCGGACACGGCTTCAACAATGACGGCCGCCCCGACTCCGATCTCGCCGACGCCGAGCTGGCCCGGCAGCGGACCGTGGACTTCTTCGCCGCGCACGGGGCCAGTTAG
- a CDS encoding dienelactone hydrolase family protein encodes MGERIALATREGAPFAAYHAPPLEARRGGVVLLHAIWGVTPHLRQLSDSLADQGYEVLVPSLMDAADAAFPVEDTTPAILEARMAMGEQTGWGVNTLPRVQACVDALEGPVFGMGFCYGGTTAWLAACRCEGLTAVSAFYGGDIAAYRDETPKVPTILHFGKTDTMIPLADVDAIGERHPDLPIYLYDAGHAFVAPNGHHPDSARLSLLRTLQLFQRSGGTKAEA; translated from the coding sequence TTGGGGGAGCGGATCGCCCTTGCGACTCGGGAGGGCGCGCCCTTCGCCGCCTACCACGCCCCGCCGCTGGAGGCCCGGCGCGGCGGCGTCGTCTTGCTGCACGCGATCTGGGGCGTGACGCCGCATCTTCGCCAATTGTCCGACAGCCTGGCCGACCAGGGCTATGAGGTCTTGGTCCCCAGCCTGATGGACGCCGCCGACGCCGCTTTTCCTGTCGAGGACACCACCCCGGCGATCCTGGAGGCGCGGATGGCCATGGGCGAGCAGACCGGCTGGGGGGTCAACACCCTGCCCCGCGTCCAGGCCTGTGTCGACGCTCTGGAAGGGCCGGTGTTCGGGATGGGCTTCTGCTATGGCGGCACGACGGCCTGGCTGGCGGCCTGCCGGTGCGAGGGCCTGACCGCCGTCTCGGCCTTCTACGGCGGCGACATCGCGGCCTATCGCGACGAGACGCCCAAGGTCCCGACCATCCTTCACTTCGGCAAGACCGATACGATGATCCCGCTCGCCGACGTCGACGCCATCGGCGAGCGGCATCCGGACCTGCCGATCTATCTCTATGACGCCGGACACGCCTTCGTCGCGCCCAACGGTCATCACCCCGACAGCGCGCGCCTTTCGCTGCTGCGCACCCTGCAACTGTTCCAACGGTCCGGCGGGACCAAGGCCGAGGCTTGA
- a CDS encoding SixA phosphatase family protein encodes MNMIRRLSALTLALMLVAGPSLAQTVVIVRHGEKVSPDGDPDLSAAGQVRAKALAAALSGAKVALVLATPLKRTQQTGQPTADAAGVSVQTIALDGGVAAHAQRVAKAAREAAKDTTVLIVGHSNTVGEIARALGDTAPSPVTDCDYDQMTIITLGAPAARTVHARYGAPTQACPAG; translated from the coding sequence TTGAACATGATCCGTCGACTGAGCGCCTTGACCCTAGCGCTGATGCTGGTGGCGGGCCCGAGCCTGGCCCAGACCGTGGTGATCGTGCGGCACGGCGAGAAGGTTTCGCCCGATGGCGATCCGGACCTCTCGGCAGCCGGCCAGGTCCGCGCCAAGGCGCTGGCGGCCGCGCTTTCCGGGGCCAAGGTCGCGCTGGTCCTGGCCACACCGCTGAAGCGTACGCAGCAGACCGGCCAGCCGACCGCCGATGCGGCCGGCGTATCGGTCCAGACGATCGCCCTGGACGGAGGCGTAGCGGCCCACGCCCAGCGCGTCGCCAAGGCCGCCCGCGAGGCCGCCAAGGACACGACCGTCCTGATCGTCGGCCATAGCAACACGGTCGGCGAAATCGCCCGCGCTCTGGGGGACACCGCGCCAAGCCCGGTCACCGATTGCGACTACGATCAGATGACGATCATCACCTTGGGCGCCCCAGCCGCCCGCACGGTCCATGCCCGCTACGGGGCGCCGACCCAGGCCTGTCCGGCGGGCTAA
- a CDS encoding cytochrome c1 → MLRKLSIIAAVAGLAFAGQALAAGHPLPPKDVQWSFEGPFGKFDQAQLQRGYKVYREVCASCHSMKLVSFRNLGDKGGPFYNDKYKNSNDNPWVKAIAKEYEVADIDSETGDPIKRPATSADHFPAPFPNEIAARGANGGALPPDMSLLAKARANGPDYVYSLLTGYVNPPAGLKVGPGQHYNPYMAGDLTAYWSGSHESVPAGGFIAMAQPLKDGQVTFDDGTKSTLDQQAKDVSAFLMWAAEPKLEERKQTGFAVIIYLLLLSGLLYASYKRVWRNESH, encoded by the coding sequence ATGCTGCGCAAACTCTCCATCATCGCAGCCGTCGCGGGTCTGGCCTTCGCCGGCCAGGCGCTCGCCGCCGGTCACCCGCTGCCGCCCAAGGACGTCCAGTGGTCGTTCGAAGGTCCGTTCGGCAAGTTCGACCAGGCCCAGCTGCAACGCGGCTACAAGGTCTATCGGGAAGTGTGTGCGTCGTGCCACTCGATGAAGCTGGTCAGCTTCCGCAACCTGGGTGACAAGGGCGGTCCGTTCTATAACGACAAGTACAAGAACTCGAACGACAACCCGTGGGTCAAGGCGATCGCCAAGGAGTACGAGGTCGCTGACATCGACTCCGAGACCGGCGATCCGATCAAGCGCCCGGCCACCAGCGCCGATCACTTCCCCGCGCCGTTCCCGAACGAGATCGCCGCGCGCGGCGCCAACGGCGGCGCCCTGCCGCCGGACATGTCGCTGCTGGCCAAGGCCCGGGCGAACGGTCCGGACTACGTCTACTCGCTGCTCACCGGCTATGTGAACCCGCCGGCCGGCCTGAAGGTCGGTCCGGGGCAGCACTACAACCCCTATATGGCCGGCGATCTGACCGCCTACTGGTCGGGCTCGCACGAAAGCGTTCCGGCGGGCGGCTTCATCGCCATGGCCCAGCCGCTGAAGGATGGCCAGGTGACGTTTGACGACGGCACCAAGTCGACCCTCGACCAGCAGGCCAAGGACGTCTCGGCCTTCCTGATGTGGGCCGCCGAGCCCAAGCTGGAAGAGCGCAAGCAAACCGGCTTTGCGGTGATCATCTATCTGCTGCTGCTGAGCGGTCTGCTGTACGCCAGCTACAAGCGGGTTTGGCGCAACGAGTCGCACTAA
- a CDS encoding cytochrome b gives MSGHSTYQPKTGFERWLDARLPIIRLGYDSFVDYPTPRNLNYWWTFGGILSLCLASQLITGIILVMHYTPSASGAFASVEHIMRDVNYGWLIRYMHSNGASMFFIAVYIHMMRGLYYGSYKAPREVLWLLGCVIYLLMMATAFMGYVLPWGQMSFHGAVVITNLFGALPIVGESITTWLWGGFAVDNATLNRFFSLHYLLPFMIAGVVVLHVWALHVVGQNNPTGVEPKSKADTVPFTPYATVKDGFAMSVFLILFAFFVFYMPNALGHPDNYIEANPLVTPAHIVPEWYFLPFYAILRAVPDKLMGVLAMFGAIGCLFALPWLDTSKVRSMRYRPTAKVYFMIFVVVCCILGLCGAKLPDDKVIPHLTTFQLIDADLNSFVWLSRAASLYYFAFFLVILPILGLKEKPLPVPESIASPALTEKKG, from the coding sequence ATGAGCGGACATTCGACCTACCAACCCAAGACCGGTTTCGAGCGTTGGCTCGACGCCCGTCTGCCGATTATCCGCCTGGGCTACGACTCGTTCGTCGACTACCCCACGCCGCGGAACCTGAACTACTGGTGGACCTTCGGCGGCATCCTGTCGCTGTGCCTGGCCTCGCAGTTGATCACCGGCATCATCCTGGTGATGCACTACACGCCGAGCGCCTCGGGCGCCTTCGCGTCGGTCGAGCACATCATGCGCGACGTGAACTACGGCTGGCTGATCCGCTATATGCACTCCAACGGCGCGTCGATGTTCTTCATCGCCGTCTACATCCACATGATGCGCGGTCTCTACTACGGCTCCTACAAGGCGCCGCGTGAAGTGCTGTGGCTGCTGGGCTGCGTGATCTACCTCTTGATGATGGCCACCGCCTTCATGGGCTACGTCCTGCCCTGGGGTCAGATGTCGTTCCACGGCGCCGTCGTGATCACCAACCTGTTCGGCGCCCTGCCGATCGTCGGCGAGAGCATCACCACCTGGCTGTGGGGCGGCTTCGCGGTCGATAACGCCACGCTGAACCGCTTCTTCTCGCTCCACTACCTGCTGCCCTTCATGATCGCGGGCGTCGTTGTCCTGCACGTCTGGGCGCTGCACGTGGTGGGCCAGAACAACCCGACGGGCGTCGAGCCGAAGTCGAAGGCCGACACCGTTCCCTTCACGCCGTACGCGACGGTGAAGGACGGTTTCGCGATGAGCGTCTTCCTGATCCTCTTCGCCTTCTTCGTCTTCTACATGCCCAACGCCCTGGGCCACCCCGACAACTACATCGAGGCCAACCCGCTGGTGACGCCCGCGCACATCGTTCCGGAATGGTACTTCCTGCCGTTCTACGCGATCCTGCGCGCCGTGCCGGACAAGCTGATGGGCGTGCTGGCCATGTTCGGCGCGATCGGCTGCCTGTTCGCTCTGCCGTGGCTGGACACGTCGAAGGTGCGCTCGATGCGCTACCGTCCGACCGCGAAGGTCTATTTCATGATCTTCGTCGTGGTGTGCTGCATCCTTGGTCTGTGCGGCGCCAAGCTGCCCGACGACAAGGTGATCCCGCACCTGACCACCTTCCAGCTGATCGACGCCGACCTGAACAGCTTCGTCTGGCTCAGCCGCGCCGCCTCGCTTTACTACTTCGCCTTCTTCCTGGTGATCCTCCCGATCCTGGGCCTGAAGGAAAAGCCGCTCCCCGTGCCGGAATCGATCGCTTCGCCGGCGCTGACCGAGAAGAAGGGCTGA
- the petA gene encoding ubiquinol-cytochrome c reductase iron-sulfur subunit produces MADTAVGATTEPEHGGDPSRRDFIHIAAIAAAAGGAASLVWPFIDQMNPSADTLAMASTEFDLTKVPEGQQVTLKWRGKPLFVRNRTKGEISKAVADDSVSMKDPQNDADRVKPGKAQWLVLIGSCTHLGCVPTFGGGDFGGWFCPCHGSHYDTSGRIRKGPAPLNLAVPEYEFLSDTKVKIG; encoded by the coding sequence GTGGCCGACACCGCCGTGGGCGCAACGACCGAGCCGGAACACGGGGGTGATCCCTCCCGGCGCGACTTCATTCACATCGCCGCGATCGCTGCTGCTGCTGGCGGCGCGGCGAGCCTCGTCTGGCCGTTCATCGATCAGATGAACCCGTCGGCGGACACGCTGGCGATGGCCTCGACCGAGTTCGACCTGACCAAGGTGCCGGAAGGCCAGCAGGTCACGCTGAAGTGGCGCGGCAAGCCGCTCTTCGTGCGTAACCGCACCAAGGGCGAGATCAGCAAAGCGGTCGCCGACGACAGTGTGTCGATGAAGGACCCGCAGAACGACGCCGACCGCGTGAAGCCGGGCAAGGCCCAGTGGCTGGTGCTGATCGGCTCGTGCACGCACCTTGGCTGCGTGCCGACGTTCGGCGGTGGCGACTTCGGCGGCTGGTTCTGCCCCTGCCACGGCTCGCACTACGACACCTCGGGCCGCATCCGTAAGGGTCCCGCGCCGTTGAACCTGGCGGTTCCGGAGTACGAGTTCCTGTCCGACACCAAGGTCAAGATCGGTTAA
- a CDS encoding tRNA (cytidine(34)-2'-O)-methyltransferase, producing the protein MRIALFQPGIPQNVGACIRLTACFGLGLDVIEPCSFPLNDKSLKRAALDYGPLSHLTRHDSWETFLKAPERVDGRLLLFTTRGATPLHQFSFEPGDTLLFGNESRGAPEEVHAAVHGRIVIPIRAEARSMNLATTAAMALGEALRQTGGFPE; encoded by the coding sequence ATGCGCATCGCACTTTTTCAACCAGGCATTCCCCAAAACGTAGGGGCCTGCATCAGACTGACTGCTTGCTTCGGCCTTGGGCTCGACGTCATCGAGCCGTGTAGTTTCCCTTTGAACGACAAGAGCTTGAAGCGCGCCGCATTGGACTATGGCCCTTTGTCGCACCTCACCCGACACGACAGTTGGGAGACATTCCTTAAGGCGCCGGAACGCGTTGACGGACGGCTATTGCTGTTCACCACCCGGGGCGCGACGCCGTTGCACCAGTTTTCGTTCGAACCCGGAGATACGCTGCTGTTCGGCAACGAGAGTCGCGGCGCGCCGGAAGAGGTTCACGCGGCCGTTCACGGTCGAATCGTCATTCCGATCCGCGCGGAGGCGCGCTCGATGAACCTGGCGACCACGGCGGCCATGGCGCTGGGCGAGGCCCTGCGCCAGACCGGCGGCTTTCCGGAATAG
- a CDS encoding glycosyltransferase family 2 protein, translated as MNAASASTPDYSVVVPVFDEGEAAPKLAREIAAAFAGETYEMIFVDDASRDDTKARLIALKAEIPQLRVLGHRKNSGQSRAVRSGILAARGPIIVTLDGDGQNDPADAPRLAKALAAGPETLALVGGERVKRQDSNAKRFASKFGNGVRKRLLKDTANDTGCGLKAFRREAFLRLPYFDHIHRYIPALMLREGYEVTFQSVNHRHRESGVSKYTNFGRLKASVSDLLGVMWLQSRARNPLGVDEV; from the coding sequence ATGAACGCCGCCAGCGCCTCCACCCCCGATTATTCCGTCGTCGTGCCGGTTTTCGACGAGGGGGAGGCCGCGCCGAAGCTGGCCCGCGAGATCGCGGCCGCCTTTGCGGGCGAGACCTACGAGATGATCTTCGTCGACGACGCCAGTCGTGACGACACCAAGGCGCGCCTGATCGCGCTGAAGGCCGAAATCCCGCAGCTTCGCGTGTTGGGCCATCGCAAGAACTCGGGTCAAAGCCGCGCCGTGCGTAGTGGCATCCTGGCCGCGCGCGGTCCGATCATCGTCACTCTGGACGGCGACGGCCAGAACGATCCCGCCGACGCGCCGCGCCTGGCCAAGGCCCTGGCGGCCGGTCCCGAGACCCTGGCCCTGGTCGGCGGCGAGCGGGTCAAGCGCCAGGACAGCAACGCCAAGCGCTTTGCGTCGAAGTTCGGCAACGGGGTTCGCAAGCGGCTCCTGAAGGACACCGCCAACGACACCGGCTGCGGCCTGAAGGCCTTCAGACGCGAGGCCTTCCTGCGCCTGCCGTACTTCGACCACATCCACCGCTACATCCCAGCGCTGATGCTGCGCGAGGGCTATGAGGTCACGTTCCAGTCGGTCAATCACCGGCATCGCGAGAGCGGCGTGTCGAAGTACACCAACTTCGGCCGTCTGAAGGCCTCGGTCTCTGACCTGCTAGGGGTGATGTGGCTGCAGTCGCGCGCCCGAAATCCGCTGGGCGTCGACGAGGTCTAG
- a CDS encoding ArnT family glycosyltransferase, whose protein sequence is MTLESRLDDWSRGWRAPLFAALVALIAGLPGLFAMPPLDRDESRFAQATSQMIETGDYVVIKFQDQPRFKKPVGIHWMQALSVKALSDAEDRRIWAYRIPSLLGAMLAAAACAWGAAALFDPRTGLLAGSILGATFLLSSEAFIAKTDAALCGATTLAMAALARIYMAHRKGEPSSKRTKLAFWLGLALAALIKGPVGLLVAIFALVALAIWDRKGAWIKDLGWSWGLILFAAITLPWAMMITVATDGAFWGAAVGADLAPKLAGGQEGHAGPFGYHTLLAPLLSFPATLLLPAALVVGWTKRDEPGVRFALCWLVPTWLMFELLPTKLVHYELPAYGALAMLMAAAVRAPIGKRSRWIGGALSVLMGAVLAAVAIYGQTAFGTTSDLAWTILAALLALGAGVAGATLLLRHHSARALVTAGALGVAAHIALTAGLIPRLEPLFLSPDLAKTLDSARLSPRSGAPAPVAVTGYAEPSLIFQLGTTTQLTDGAGAAQAVAEGRTAIVEAREEAPFREALKTLGLTARPAAVVEGLNYSDGDQERLTVYRGEPITPQEAQP, encoded by the coding sequence ATGACGCTTGAATCTCGCCTCGACGACTGGAGCCGCGGGTGGCGCGCGCCGCTGTTCGCCGCGCTGGTCGCCCTGATCGCCGGCCTGCCCGGCCTGTTCGCCATGCCGCCGCTGGACCGCGACGAATCGCGCTTCGCCCAGGCCACGTCGCAGATGATCGAGACCGGCGACTATGTGGTCATCAAGTTCCAGGACCAGCCGCGCTTCAAGAAGCCGGTCGGCATCCACTGGATGCAGGCGCTCAGCGTCAAGGCGCTGTCTGACGCCGAGGACCGTCGGATCTGGGCGTACCGTATTCCCTCGCTTCTGGGCGCCATGCTGGCGGCAGCGGCCTGCGCCTGGGGCGCGGCGGCGCTGTTCGACCCTCGCACCGGCCTGCTGGCCGGTTCCATTCTGGGCGCGACCTTCCTGCTGTCGTCCGAGGCCTTCATCGCCAAGACAGACGCGGCCCTTTGCGGCGCGACCACCCTGGCCATGGCGGCGCTGGCGCGGATCTATATGGCTCATCGCAAGGGCGAGCCCTCGAGCAAGCGGACCAAGCTCGCGTTCTGGCTGGGCCTGGCGCTGGCGGCGCTGATCAAGGGTCCCGTAGGCCTACTGGTGGCGATCTTCGCGCTCGTCGCCTTGGCGATCTGGGATCGCAAGGGCGCCTGGATCAAGGACCTAGGCTGGTCCTGGGGCCTGATCCTGTTCGCGGCGATCACCCTGCCCTGGGCGATGATGATCACCGTCGCCACCGATGGCGCCTTCTGGGGCGCGGCGGTCGGCGCGGACCTAGCCCCCAAGCTGGCCGGCGGCCAGGAAGGCCATGCCGGTCCGTTCGGCTATCACACCCTGCTTGCGCCGCTGCTGTCGTTCCCCGCGACCCTGTTGCTGCCGGCGGCCCTGGTCGTCGGCTGGACCAAGCGCGACGAACCGGGCGTACGCTTCGCTCTCTGCTGGCTGGTCCCGACCTGGCTGATGTTCGAGCTGCTGCCGACCAAGCTGGTCCACTACGAGCTTCCGGCCTATGGCGCCCTGGCCATGCTGATGGCGGCCGCCGTGCGCGCGCCGATCGGCAAGCGGTCGCGCTGGATCGGCGGCGCGCTGTCCGTGCTGATGGGCGCGGTTCTGGCGGCCGTGGCGATCTATGGCCAGACCGCGTTCGGGACGACGAGCGACCTTGCCTGGACCATCCTGGCGGCCCTGCTGGCCCTGGGCGCCGGCGTGGCGGGCGCGACGCTGCTGCTTCGCCACCACTCGGCGCGGGCGTTGGTCACAGCCGGCGCCTTGGGCGTGGCGGCCCACATCGCCCTGACCGCCGGCCTGATCCCGCGCCTGGAGCCCCTGTTCCTGTCCCCGGATCTGGCCAAGACCTTGGACAGCGCCCGCCTTTCGCCCCGCTCGGGCGCTCCGGCCCCGGTGGCCGTGACGGGCTACGCCGAGCCCAGCCTGATCTTCCAGCTGGGAACCACCACCCAGCTGACGGACGGCGCCGGCGCGGCCCAGGCGGTTGCCGAAGGCCGCACCGCCATCGTCGAGGCGCGGGAAGAGGCGCCCTTCCGCGAGGCCTTGAAGACGCTCGGCCTGACCGCGCGCCCCGCCGCCGTGGTCGAGGGCCTGAACTATTCCGACGGCGACCAGGAGCGTCTGACCGTCTATCGCGGCGAACCCATCACGCCGCAGGAGGCCCAGCCGTGA
- a CDS encoding hydroxymethylglutaryl-CoA lyase, with amino-acid sequence MSRFIQIVEVGPRDGLQNEKIVLSVAEKLDLIARLEAAGAKRTEVVSFVNPSRVPQMAGAEEIMAALPADLVHARIGLVLNMRGWERCVSTGCDEANVVVCASDGFATRNQGSTTRQQVETLAAIVERQASEGGPPITATISVAFGCPFDGEVSEDQVVAIVREAAALGVHEIAIADTIGVADPWTVRQRIEAVRAAAPGARLRMHFHDTRNTGLANAFASVEAGVDVLDASVGGLGGCPFAPAATGNIGTEDLVYMLERAGFETGYDLAALIEIGRDISQRLGKAPASSLARAGRFPA; translated from the coding sequence GTGAGCCGCTTCATCCAGATCGTCGAGGTCGGCCCGCGTGACGGGCTGCAGAACGAGAAGATCGTTCTGAGCGTCGCCGAAAAGCTCGACCTGATCGCCCGGCTTGAGGCCGCCGGCGCCAAGCGCACCGAGGTCGTCTCGTTCGTGAACCCAAGCCGCGTGCCGCAGATGGCGGGGGCCGAGGAGATCATGGCCGCCCTGCCCGCCGACCTTGTCCACGCGCGCATCGGCCTTGTGCTGAACATGCGCGGCTGGGAGCGGTGCGTGTCGACGGGGTGCGACGAGGCCAATGTCGTGGTCTGCGCCTCGGACGGCTTCGCCACCCGCAACCAGGGCTCGACCACGCGCCAGCAGGTCGAGACCCTGGCGGCCATCGTCGAGCGCCAGGCGAGCGAAGGCGGCCCGCCGATCACCGCCACCATCTCGGTGGCCTTCGGTTGCCCGTTCGATGGCGAGGTGTCCGAGGACCAGGTCGTCGCCATCGTTCGTGAAGCCGCCGCCCTGGGCGTGCATGAGATCGCCATCGCCGACACCATTGGGGTCGCCGATCCCTGGACGGTCCGTCAGCGGATCGAGGCCGTCCGCGCCGCCGCGCCGGGCGCTCGTCTGCGCATGCATTTCCACGACACCCGCAACACGGGGCTGGCCAACGCCTTCGCCAGCGTCGAGGCGGGCGTCGATGTTCTGGACGCCTCGGTCGGGGGGCTGGGCGGCTGTCCGTTCGCGCCGGCCGCGACGGGCAATATCGGCACCGAGGATCTCGTCTACATGCTGGAACGCGCCGGCTTCGAGACCGGTTACGATCTGGCGGCGCTGATCGAGATCGGCCGCGACATCAGCCAACGCCTGGGCAAGGCCCCCGCCTCGTCCCTGGCCCGCGCCGGAAGGTTCCCCGCATGA
- a CDS encoding glycosyltransferase family 2 protein translates to MNSILPSVSTLAVGARPARPNVSVVMVVYRTGEALVESIRHVLAEPLVDEFIIVDNGSSSRDEDMLRSLALTEPRVVLKQGHGNVGFARGANLGAVTAGGEYIVFLNPDANLQPGCVASLVTAFKGQAVPTIVGARVLNADGSEQRGGRRGEVTPISTVLSFGQLTRRYPKLAAFEIHRENEPLPQGPAPMPTISGACFAMRRADFETLNGFDEGYFLHVEDIDLCWRARRAGGQVLFQPNAEVVHLGHTSLEHPVKVEFHKGVGLTRYFIKRADSLQLFAAAVLLAPAIMLMSVCRPLLWKLTGRPI, encoded by the coding sequence ATGAACAGCATCCTCCCGTCCGTCTCGACCCTTGCCGTTGGTGCGCGTCCGGCTCGTCCGAACGTGTCCGTCGTCATGGTCGTCTATCGGACGGGAGAGGCGCTGGTCGAAAGCATCCGCCATGTGCTGGCCGAGCCGCTGGTCGATGAGTTCATCATCGTCGATAACGGCTCGTCCTCGCGCGACGAGGACATGCTGCGCTCCCTGGCCCTGACCGAGCCGCGCGTCGTGCTCAAGCAGGGCCACGGCAATGTCGGTTTCGCACGCGGCGCCAATCTGGGCGCGGTGACGGCCGGCGGCGAATACATCGTCTTCCTCAATCCCGACGCCAATCTGCAGCCCGGCTGCGTGGCGTCGCTGGTCACCGCCTTCAAGGGCCAGGCGGTTCCCACGATCGTGGGCGCGCGTGTGCTCAACGCCGATGGCAGCGAGCAGCGCGGCGGACGGCGGGGCGAGGTCACGCCGATCAGCACCGTGCTGAGCTTTGGTCAGCTGACGCGCCGCTATCCCAAGCTGGCGGCGTTCGAGATCCATCGGGAAAATGAGCCGCTGCCGCAGGGGCCGGCGCCAATGCCGACCATTTCCGGCGCCTGCTTCGCCATGCGCCGCGCGGACTTCGAGACCCTGAACGGCTTCGATGAAGGCTATTTCCTGCACGTCGAGGACATCGACCTGTGCTGGCGGGCCCGCCGGGCCGGTGGCCAGGTGCTGTTCCAGCCCAACGCCGAGGTCGTCCACCTGGGCCACACCAGCCTGGAGCACCCGGTGAAGGTCGAGTTCCACAAGGGCGTGGGCCTGACCCGTTACTTTATCAAGCGCGCCGACAGCCTACAGCTCTTCGCCGCCGCCGTGCTGCTGGCCCCGGCCATCATGCTGATGAGCGTATGCCGCCCGCTGCTGTGGAAACTGACTGGGCGGCCGATTTAG